In Streptomyces sp. NBC_01381, the sequence GTGAACTCCGCCCCGGTGACGTACGACGACGCGTCCGATGCGAGAAAGAGCACCAGCTCCCCGACCTCCTGCGGCCGCCCCATCCGCCCCAGCGGCAGATGCGACCAGTCCTTTCCTGCACCGGAGACGGAAGAGATCATCGGGGTGTCGATCGCCCCGGGGTGCACGGAGTTGACCCGGACCCGGTACTTCGCCAGGTCGAGCGCGGAGGACCGGGTCAGACCCCGCAGCCCGAACTTCGTCGACCCGTACGCGGCGTGCCCCGGTATCCCGACAAGGCCCGCCGTCGATGAGACGTTCACGATCGAGCCGCCGCCCGCCTCCTTCAGCGCGGGCAGCACCGCCTGGATACCCAGGAAGGGGCCGAGCAGATTGACCCGGATCAGCGTCTCGAAGTTGTCGTACGTCTCGTTCTCCACGGACGCCGTGCGCCACAGCGCGGCGTTGTTGACCAGGGCGTCAAGCCGGCCGAACGCGTCGAGGGAGCACGCCACGGCCGCCGCCCAGCTCTCCGCGTCGGTGACGTCATGACGTACGAAAAGACCTTGTTCCCCAAGGGACTTGGCGACCTCCCTGCCCTCCTCCTCGCGTACGTCCGTGACCACGACCCGCGCCCCGGCCTCGGCGAAGAGCCGGGCCTCCGCGGCGCCCTGGCCGCGTCCCGCGCCGGTGATCAGTACCGTCTTGCCGTCCATCGGGATCACGTCACGCCTCCTGCGGGACGGGCCGGGATGTTCGCCTCGTGCAGCTTGGCGACCAGCTCTTCGCGGTCCTTGGCAAGGGCCGCCACGTGGTCAGCCGCCTCCTCGGTCTCGGCGTACGAGGTCGGGGCGGGGCCGTTGCCGTACCAGTGCGCGATCGACTCCGCGAAGAAGCGCCGGCCGCGGGTGCCCAGGCGCAGGGCCAGGTCGGGGTCGTCCAGGACGATCGTCGGGCAGAGCGCGGAGAGGTGGTTGTTGACCTCGCCACCCAGGTCAGAAAGATCTCGGAGGCGCTCATGTGCACGTACTGGGTGAGGGAGTGATGCTCGACCGCCCAGACGCGGTCGAAGCCCATCTCCTCGGCGTAGACGGCCTGTTCGACGCAGTCGCGCAGCACCTGACGCTCGCGCTCGGGGGTCGGGTCGGCCAGCTGGGCCTCGAAGATCATGGAGAACTTCATGGGTCTCCTCCGTGGTCGGTCACTTCAGCTATTTCTAATAGAAATACTTCCAGCAGGCATACATGGGCTCGGGAAGAGGATCCGTAGACTGCGGGCGTGGCGGAGGAGAAGAGCAAGGCGAAAGAGGGCACGCCGGACGGCGGGGCGGAGTTGCCCGCGCTGCCCGCGACCAGCTGGGCGGTGCTCGGACTGCTCTCCTTCGGCGAGGAGTTGTCCGGCTACGACCTCAAGAAGTGGTCGGACTGGTCGCTGCGCTTCTTCTACTGGAGTCCGTCCTTCAGCCAGATCTACAGCGAGCTGAAGCGTCTTGAGAAGGCCGGGTTCGCGACGTCGCGCATGATCGCGCAGGAGACCGGGAGCCGCGACAAGCGGGTCTACCGGATCACCGGCG encodes:
- a CDS encoding SDR family NAD(P)-dependent oxidoreductase; translated protein: MDGKTVLITGAGRGQGAAEARLFAEAGARVVVTDVREEEGREVAKSLGEQGLFVRHDVTDAESWAAAVACSLDAFGRLDALVNNAALWRTASVENETYDNFETLIRVNLLGPFLGIQAVLPALKEAGGGSIVNVSSTAGLVGIPGHAAYGSTKFGLRGLTRSSALDLAKYRVRVNSVHPGAIDTPMISSVSGAGKDWSHLPLGRMGRPQEVGELVLFLASDASSYVTGAEFTVDGGSTAG